From Nicotiana tabacum cultivar K326 chromosome 20, ASM71507v2, whole genome shotgun sequence, one genomic window encodes:
- the LOC107765306 gene encoding uncharacterized protein LOC107765306, translated as MAEECFCVLVALDLVKHKHLDSLTDNQLKNVVDQLVHVFHSLVAVEMAHPENGISVQLRALFMEALHEIDTICSRMNDQAGETSDIIGMISKLLKMIQLENIAERIKASKPSRSSSLIMIEMVGSVVALLDSFNIILCLLLRDHNAPSTFVFKMKLNYLKAFVTLTAKRCIGHERMQDLFTHAEDVAYSALHLCYFVAAYNMEEDDDLQARVLDCEFSKLLERISPFRPELRQIYLSLLIGSKSSQSETTMSVNFISDFVYGLEEDLEELLSRDASLKVTFDDRIPWLQQGLSYLYGFLRDIVSERIPLEEFNSLQPHIEALAIEAAIVIYSCYTEDMDLKTTEIDHVLFLLQLKVNHVTVDVHLIKLLNSEAAIISPLGNLIDYVQEELALLGTFLMVLLDQCKEQPEITDFLTLIQSVTDRAWSVIDSLSHCSVQENLAWEINRLHFELLLKFKFIREASRQMCPNISASSTLNHPTINLLKFLPLNFKVIDTYFSMLKSSKAPSSQSPKMDEILIGFHEYILDTLLLKDETYLTFTVANEIKKYYYGLLLLVMYLVDPPIQSIGWMKQNDFLTGFGTIAIDAESAIYLIYEDAVDKNKSRKVNLVLQFLTLTLKLIKSEGRLMDLLKHKATLKAEILDLIESAHEELIFLRAFLMDVLVQHTELNELHDLLMHAEGTADKLGQIIGSCYESFKDGSSTQKMSFSLSDSLQEIESVKVEFRKICFHLLDTSPCNMIDGEGLINFLLNHQDMFLNYDACSISFLKNQILVVKDKSEYLGSFLADIVQSRNMHQELKNLTKRVQDIKYVCLFPISDYRPAWYYMLYLSDVKQLLKYIEAEVKMICLRVPYLLGYSFPKTNGLGFLNCFVGKLEELLRSKLHSVIDLKHQIESVKEGLLCLRSLTDNLVESLDERYEFYGVITSVTEMVYMAEYVIDSCLAGSYPLWYKVLWISEVARNIKLEYQVVSETCGRKKIDVTMHKVAKSPINLAPSLSANTPRTNEEMEGFQEAMGKIKKQLLGGSSQLDIISIVGMAGIGKTTLAEKIYHDLIVTSHFDVHAKCRVTQVYSWKELLLTILNDVLQPADRTEKEDSELANELRQVLLTKRFLILIDDVWDKTAWDDLYMCFRDAHSGSRIILTTRLTDIAIYAKCQSNPHHLRLFRDDESWTLLQEEVFQGESCPPELVDVGSRIAKCCGGLPLFIVIVAGVLKDKENKQDLWKEVEETLGSHDSGSSEESMSLIGFSYKNLPQHLKPCFLYFGGFLKGKDIHVSKLTRLWQAEGFVQANKGKRTEDAAQYFFEDLLGRNLVIAMEKRPNDKVKKCRIHDLLHNFCLEKGKQENFLNQINRQEDILPEKPEDYRLFIHSYQDEIDLWRPCRSNVRSLQFKVTDPDNLLWPRDISFIFESFKLVKVLDLDSLNIGGTFPSEVQFLIHLRYFAVQTDANSIPSFIAKLWNLETFVVRGLGGEVILPYSLLKMVKLKHILVKRRASFSLHENMGESLANSQLNDLETFSTPRLSYGEEAEMILKQMPNLRKLSCIFSGTFGYSDKVKGRCVLFPRLEFLSHLESLKLVSNSYPAKLPHEFSFPLKLRELTLSKFRLPWSAISTIGELPNLEILKLLFRAFEGNQWEVKDSEFPKFKYLNLDNINISQWSVYDDAFPMIEHLVLTKCERLEEIPSHFGDAISLKRIEVNRCCWSVANSALEIQTTHHDMMGNNALTVTI; from the exons ATGGCTGAGGAGTGTTTCTGTGTGCTAGTTGCCTTAGACCTTGTGAAGCACAAGCATTTAGATAGTTTGACGGATAATCAATTGAAAAATGTTGTTGATCAGCTAGTACATGTATTTCACTCTCTCGTAGCTGTGGAGATGGCTCACCCTGAAAATGGGATATCTGTACAACTTAGGGCCCTATTTATGGAGGCTCTTCATGAAATTGATACAATATGTTCTCGCATGAATGATCAAGCTGGCGAGACAAGTGACATCATTGGAATGATTTCAAAGTTGCTGAAGATGATTCAACTGGAGAATATTGCTGAACGAATTAAAGCTTCAAAGCCATCAAGATCATCTAGCCTAATCATGATCGAAATGGTGGGGTCTGTCGTAGCTTTGCTTGATTCTTTTAATATTATACTGTGCCTACTTTTAAGGGATCATAATGCTCCTTCCACATTTGTGTTTAAAATGAAGCTGAACTATCTAAAAGCTTTTGTCACGTTAACTGCAAAGCGGTGCATTGGGCATGAGAGGATGCAGGATCTCTTCACCCATGCTGAGGATGTAGCTTATAGTGCACTACACCTATGTTACTTTGTGGCAGCCTACAATATGGAGGAGGATGACGACCTGCAGGCACGTGTGTTAGATTGTGAGTTCTCTAAATTGCTGGAAAGGATAAGTCCTTTTAGGCCTGAACTGAGGCAGATTTATCTGAGCCTCTTGATAGGGTCAAAGTCATCACAATCCGAGACTACAATGAGTGTCAATTTTATATCTGATTTTGTTTATGGTCTCGAAGAGGATCTGGAAGAGCTGCTAAGCCGTGATGCCAGCTTAAAAGTTACCTTTGATGATCGAATTCCATGGCTCCAACAAGGACTTTCTTACCTTTATGGATTTCTCCGCGACATTGTATCAGAACGCATTCCACTCGAGGAATTCAATTCTCTTCAACCACATATCGAAGCTCTGGCCATTGAGGCAGCAATTGTGATCTACTCCTGCTATACTGAGGATATGGACCTGAAGACTACTGAAATAGACCatgtgctttttcttttgcaactGAAGGTTAACCATGTCACAGTAGATGTCCATCTGATTAAGCTATTAAACAGTGAAGCTGCCATAATATCTCCTCTGGGAAATTTGATTGACTATGTTCAAGAAGAGCTGGCGCTCTTGGGAACTTTTCTCATGGTTTTATTGGACCAGTGCAAAGAGCAACCTGAGATAACTGATTTTTTGACCCTCATTCAGTCCGTGACTGACCGAGCATGGTCAGTCATTGATTCTCTTTCTCATTGCTCGGTGCAAGAAAACTTGGCCTGGGAAATTAATCGCCTGCATTTTGAATTGCTTCTTAAGTTCAAGTTTATTAGGGAAGCGAGTAGACAGATGTGTCCCAACATTTCTGCATCGTCGACACTGAACCATCCTACAATAAatctgctgaaatttcttcctCTTAACTTTAAGGTCATTGATACTTATTTCAGCATGCTAAAATCCTCAAAGGCACCATCCTCTCAGAGCCCCAAGATGGATGAGATTTTGATAGGGTTTCATGAATATATTCTTGATACTCTGCTGCTGAAGGATGAAACTTATTTGACATTTACTGTTGCCAATgagataaaaaaatattactatGGGTTGTTGCTCCTGGTAATGTATCTTGTTGACCCGCCAATTCAGAGCATTGGATGGATGAAGCAGAATGATTTCTTGACAGGATTTGGAACTATTGCAATTGACGCTGAATCTGCTATCTATTTAATTTATGAGGATGCTGTGGACAAAAACAAAAGTAGGAAGGTCAATCTTGTTCTTCAGTTTTTGACGCTAACTTTAAAGCTTATCAAGTCGGAGGGAAGGTTGATGGATTTACTAAAGCACAAAGCCACTTTGAAAGCTGAAATTCTTGATCTGATTGAAAGTGCTCATGAAGAGCTTATTTTCCTCAGAGCTTTTCTCATGGATGTTCTCGTGCAACACACAGAGCTTAATGAATTGCATGATCTCTTAATGCATGCTGAAGGGACCGCCGACAAGTTAGGACAAATCATTGGTTCTTGTTATGAAAGTTTCAAGGATGGGAGCAGCACTCAGAAAATGAGCTTTTCATTATCTGATTCGCTACAAGAGATTGAGTCTGTCAAGGTAGAATTCAGAAAAATAtgctttcatcttctggatacaTCACCTTGCAACATGATAGATGGAGAAGGCCTTATTAATTTCTTATTAAATCACCAGGACATGTTTCTCAACTATGATGCTTGTTCAATCTCTTTTCTCAAGAACCAGATCCTAGTAGTCAAAGACAAATCAGAGTACTTGGGCTCTTTTCTTGCAGATATTGTACAGTCCCGCAATATGCATCAAGAACTCAAAAACCTCACGAAACGTGTTCAAGATATAAAGTATGTCTGTCTCTTCCCCATCAGTGATTATAGACCTGCTTGGTATTACATGTTATATCTCTCTGATGTAAAGCAATTGCTCAAGTATATTGAGGCAGAGGTCAAAATGATTTGTCTAAGAGTTCCATATTTGTTAGGTTATAGCTTCCCAAAGACAAATGGGTTAGGATTTCTCAATTGTTTCGTGGGAAAATTGGAGGAGCTGCTACGTTCTAAGCTTCATTCAGTTATCGACTTAAAGCATCAGATTGAATCAGTCAAGGAGGGTTTATTGTGTCTAAGATCACTGACTGACAATCTTGTAGAAAGCTTAGATGAGCGTTATGAATTTTATGGTGTTATAACAAGTGTTACTGAAATGGTATACATGGCAGAGTATGTCATTGACTCGTGCTTGGCCGGTTCTTATCCACTCTGGTACAAAGTTCTTTGGATTTCTGAAGTTGCCAGGAATATTAAGCTTGAATATCAAGTTGTTAGTGAGACTTGTGGAAGAAAGAAGATAGATGTGACAATGCACAAAGTTGCAAAGAGCCCCATAAATCTTGCACCATCTTTATCGGCTAATACCCCAAGAACAAATGAAGAAATGGAAGGTTTTCAGGAGGCAATGGGCAAAATAAAGAAGCAGCTACTTGGAGGATCTTCTCAGCTAGATATTATCTCCATAGTTGGTATGGCTGGAATTGGGAAGACCACACTTGCCGAGAAGATTTACCATGATCTCATAGTTACCTCTCACTTTGATGTTCACGCTAAGTGTCGTGTGACTCAAGTATATTCATGGAAGGAATTGCTGCTTACCATCTTGAATGATGTTCTTCAGCCTGCTGATCGCACTGAAAAAGAAGACAGTGAATTAGCTAACGAGCTGCGTCAAGTTTTGTTAACCAAGAGATTCTTAATTCTCATTGACGATGTGTGGGATAAAACAGCTTGGGATGATTTATACATGTGCTTTAGAGATGCTCATAGTGGGAGTAGAATTATTCTAACGACCCGGCTGACTGACATTGCCatttatgctaaatgtcaaagcAATCCCCATCATCTTCGTTTATTCAGAGATGATGAGAGTTGGACATTATTACAGGAAGAGGTGTTTCAAGGGGAGAGCTGTCCACCTGAACTTGTAGATGTGGGATCTCGAATAGCAAAATGTTGTGGAGGGTTGCCTCTCTTCATTGTGATAGTTGCTGGTGTTCTGAAAGATAAAGAGAACAAACAAGATTTGTGGAAAGAAGTAGAGGAAACTCTAGGTTCGCATGACAGCGGCAGCTCGGAAGAGAGCATGTCTTTAATTGGATTCAGTTATAAGAATTTACCACAACACCTAAAGCCCTGTTTTCTCTATTTTGGAGGATTTTTGAAGGGCAAGGATATTCATGTCTCCAAGTTGACTCGGCTGTGGCAAGCTGAAGGGTTTGTACAAGCAAACAAGGGAAAAAGAACAGAAGATGCCGCACAATATTTTTTTGAAGATCTACTTGGTAGAAATCTAGTAATTGCCATGGAGAAGAGACCCAATGACAAGGTGAAAAAGTGCCGCATTCATGATCTCTTGCACAATTTCTGCTTGGAAAAGGGCAAACAAGAAAATTTCCTCAACCAAATAAATAG ACAGGAGGATATTCTTCCTGAAAAGCCTGAGGACTACAGGTTGTTCATTCATTCTTACCAGGATGAGATTGATTTATGGCGGCCATGTCGCTCGAACGTCCGCTCCTTACAGTTCAAAGTGACAGATCCAGATAACTTGTTATGGCCACGTGACATTTCCTTCATCTTTGAAAGCTTCAAGCTTGTTAAGGTATTGGATTTAGATTCCCTCAACATTGGTGGTACTTTTCCCAGTGAAGTACAGTTTCTAATTCATTTGAGGTACTTCGCTGTTCAAACTGATGCAAATTCAATTCCTTCATTTATTGCTAAGCTATGGAATCTTGAAACTTTTGTGGTAAGAGGATTGGGAGGAGAGGTGATATTACCTTATTCTCTTCTGAAGATGGTCAAATTGAAGCATATTCTTGTAAAACGTCGTGCTTCATTTAGTTTGCACGAGAACATGGGCGAATCACTTGCTAACTCTCAATTAAATGACCTGGAAACCTTTTCCACTCCACGTCTCTCTTATGGTGAAGAGGCAGAGATGATTTTGAAACAGATGCCAAATTTGAGAAAGTTAAGCTGTATATTTTCGGGGACATTTGGTTATTCAGATAAAGTGAAGGGAAGATGTGTTCTTTTCCCCAGATTAGAGTTTCTAAGTCATCTTGAATCCCTCAAGCTGGTTTCCAACAGCTATCCGGCTAAACTTCCGCATGAGTTTAGTTTCCCCTTAAAACTAAGGGAATTGACTTTGTCCAAGTTTCGTCTACCCTGGTCCGCAATTTCTACCATTGGAGAATTGCCTAACTTGGAGATTCTGAAGTTACTTTTCAGAGCTTTTGAAGGGAATCAATGGGAAGTGAAAGATTCAGAGTTCCCTAAATTCAAATACTTAAATTTGGACAATATCAACATTTCACAGTGGTCTGTCTACGATGATGCTTTTCCTATGATTGAACATTTAGTTTTAACCAAGTGTGAGCGGCTTGAGGAAATCCCTTCTCATTTTGGTGATGCTATATCTCTAAAGAGGATTGAGGTAAACAGGTGTTGCTGGTCTGTTGCCAATTCGGCCCTGGAAATTCAAACAACGCATCATGATATGATGGGAAATAATGCGTTGACAGTTACTATATAG